The Pimelobacter simplex genomic sequence GGCCGACGACGGCGGCCTGGTCCGGATCCGGGTGCCCGGCGGTCAGGTCCGGCTCAGCGCGCTGCGCGCGCTCGCCGCCGTCGCCGACCAGTACGGCGACGGGCGGGTCCGGCTCACCGGCCGGGCCAACCTCCAGGTGCGCGCCATGCCCCTCGGCGCCGACGGCACGCTGGCCGAGCCGGCGCTCGCCGCGCTGGAGGCGACCGGCCTGCTGCCCTCGCGCGAGCACGACCGGGTCCGCAACGTCCTGGTCTCCCCCCAGACCGGGCTCACCGGGGGCCGCGCCGACCTGCGCCCGGTGCTCGCCGCGCTCGACGCGCTCCTGCTCGGCGACCCCGCGCTGGCCGCCCTGCCCGGACGCTTCCTGCTCACCCTGGACGACGGCCGCGGCGACCTCGCCGACCGGCACAAGGACCTCGGCCTGGTCGCGCTCGACGCCGAGCGGGCCCAGCTCCGCATCGGTGAGGCGTACGGCGACGTGGTCGCCCTGGCCGACGCCCCCGCGGCCCTCGCCGCGCTCGCCCACCGCTTCCTGGCCGCCCGTGGCACCGGACCCGACGCGGCCTGGCACGTCGACGAGCTGGCCGCGCCGCTCGTCGTACCGGCGGGGGTGGCGGCGGGCGCCGACGTCGCGACCGGCCCCCTCCCCTTCGGCCCGGTCCCCGGCGGCGAGCACGTCGCCGTCGGCGACGACGGGCTGACCCTCTCGACCATCGCCGGCTGGACCGCCGGCACCGTCGTCGTCACCCCGTGGCACGGCGTGCTGATCCCCGAGGAGAACTCATGACCGACCTGACCGCTCCGCCTCGTCGGTACGACTACATCGCCGACGGTCCGGCGATCTACGTCGACTCCTTCGCGACCATCCGCCGCGAGTCCGCGCTCGACCGGGTGCCCGCCGAGGCCGAGAAGGTCGCCGTGCGGATGATCCACGGCAGCGGCCAGACCGACCTGGTCGACGACCTCGTCATCCACCCGGGCCTGGTCGCCGCGGCGCGCGGCGCCCTGTCCGCCGGCGCACCGATCCTGTGCGACGCGCGGATGGTCGCCATGGGCATCACCGCCGGCCGCCTGCCGGCCGACAACCCGGTGCACTGCTTCCTCACCGACGAGCGGGTGCCCGAGCTGGCCCGGCGCTGGTCCACGACCCGCACCGCGGCCGCCGTGTCGCTGTGGGAGCCCCTGCTCGACGGCGCGGTCGTCGCGATCGGCAACGCCCCCACCGCGCTCTTCCACCTGCTGGAGATGATCCTCGACGGCGGACCGCGTCCGGCCGCGATCGTCGGCTGCCCGGTCGGCTTCATCGGCGCCGCGGAGTCCAAGGACGCGCTCGCGGCCTTCGCCGGCGAGCACGGCATCGACATCCCCTTCGTCACCGTGCGCGGTCGCCGCGGCGGCTCGGCGATGGCCTCGTCGGCGGTCAACGCGCTGGCCCAGGAGGAGGAGTGAGCACCGTGCCCGGCCGCTTCCTCGTCGTCGGGATCGGCCCCGGCGACCCCGAGCTCATCACCCGCAAGGCCGAGCGGCTGATCGGCGCCGCGCCCGTCATCGCGTTCCACGCGGGCGTCCGCAAGGAGTCCCACGCCCGCCGGATCGCGGCCGAGCTCATCCCCGCCACGGCGGTCGAGGAGGAGCTGCGCTACCCGGTCACCACCGGCGCGACCGACCACCCCGGCGGGTACGTCGGCGCGCTCGCCGACTTCTACGACGAGTGCGAGGCCCGGCTGGCCGCGCACCTCGACGCAGGCCGCGACGTCGTCCTGCTGGCCGAGGGCGACCCGCTGTTCTACGGCTCGTCGATGTACCTGGTCGACCGCTTCCGCGACCGCTTCGACGTCGAGGTGGTGCCGGGCGTCCCGGCGT encodes the following:
- a CDS encoding precorrin-8X methylmutase; protein product: MTDLTAPPRRYDYIADGPAIYVDSFATIRRESALDRVPAEAEKVAVRMIHGSGQTDLVDDLVIHPGLVAAARGALSAGAPILCDARMVAMGITAGRLPADNPVHCFLTDERVPELARRWSTTRTAAAVSLWEPLLDGAVVAIGNAPTALFHLLEMILDGGPRPAAIVGCPVGFIGAAESKDALAAFAGEHGIDIPFVTVRGRRGGSAMASSAVNALAQEEE
- a CDS encoding nitrite reductase → MARSRPDRCPGIVHPWPADDGGLVRIRVPGGQVRLSALRALAAVADQYGDGRVRLTGRANLQVRAMPLGADGTLAEPALAALEATGLLPSREHDRVRNVLVSPQTGLTGGRADLRPVLAALDALLLGDPALAALPGRFLLTLDDGRGDLADRHKDLGLVALDAERAQLRIGEAYGDVVALADAPAALAALAHRFLAARGTGPDAAWHVDELAAPLVVPAGVAAGADVATGPLPFGPVPGGEHVAVGDDGLTLSTIAGWTAGTVVVTPWHGVLIPEENS